Proteins encoded within one genomic window of Theobroma cacao cultivar B97-61/B2 chromosome 7, Criollo_cocoa_genome_V2, whole genome shotgun sequence:
- the LOC18594699 gene encoding uncharacterized mitochondrial protein AtMg00810 — translation MRTLQDIYNRCNAAIVEPTTYTKANENDEWKKAKNTETEMIKKNGTWLLVDRPANQKVIGVKWVYRTKLSANGLIYMLNNLKALCKWERKTKFASLLKLFYKLKQAPRASSERIDNYQVRKGFIRNINEPILYVKNINGFVTLIVSLYVNDLLLTGPDSYVLNDFKTQMKLEFNMTDLGETSYFLNTEFIPSPKFIYIHQSKELLKRFNMEACKMVDTPLVSNAKFYCNDEAPTAISTTYKCLIRSLLYLTASKLDIMYFASVLSRHMQAPFEIHFFAVKRVLRYIKGTTGYGLKFSKNESKELVGCCDSDWAKCLDDSKNTSGFCFSFGSVAFSWNFKKQGMLA, via the exons ATGAGAACACTACAAGATATATACAACAGATGTAATGCTGCCATTGTTGAGCCTACAACTTACACTAAGGCTAATGAGAATGATGAATGGAAGAAAGCAAAGAACACAGAGACGGAAATGATCAAGAAGAATGGTACTTGGTTACTAGTTGACAGGCCTGCTAATCAGAAGGTTATTGGTGTCAAGTGGGTTTATAGAACCAAACTCAGTGCAAATGGATTA AtatatatgttgaacaacctgAAGGCTTTGTGTAAATGGGAAAGGAAGACAAAGTTTGCAAGCTTGTTAAAGCTCTTTTACAAGttgaaacaagctccaagGGCCTCGTCTGAGAGAATTGACAATTATCAAGTGAGAAAAGGTTTCATACGCAATATAAATGAACCCATTTTGTATGTGAAGAACATTAATGGCTTTGTAACTCTTATAGTCTCGCTCTATGTCAATGACCTTCTTTTGACAGGGCCAGACAGTTATGTTTTAAATGATTTCAAGACGCAAATGAAACTTGAATTCAATATGACAGATTTGGGGGAGACGAGTTATTTTCTTAATACGGAATTTATACCATCTCCTAAGTTTATTTACATTCATCAAAGTAAGGAGCTTTTGAAAAGGTTTAATATGGAAGCTTGTAAAATGGTTGATACACCATTAGTCTCAAATGCAAAGTTCTATTGCAATGATGAAGCTCCTACTGCTATAAGCACAACTTACAAATGCTTAATTAGGAGTTTGCTATATTTAACAGCTTCTAAGCTTGATATTATGTATTTTGCAAGTGTGTTATCGAGACATATGCAAGCACCATTTGAGATTCACTTCTTCGCTGTCAAAAGGGTGCTTAGGTACATCAAAGGAACCACTGGTTATGGTCTTAAATTTAGTAAGAATGAAAGTAAAGAATTGGTTGGCTGCTGTGATAGCGATTGGGCAAAATGCCTTGATGATTCAAAGAACACAAGCgggttttgtttctcatttGGAAGTGTAGCTTTCTCATGGAACTTCAAGAAACAGGGTATGTTAGCCTAA
- the LOC18594703 gene encoding uncharacterized protein LOC18594703, translating to MNAMALSKRKSPLAIPKVSHGSLQRKHQRRRTEKLNARMRQLRAEMEKISEEQREIKEGQMQVKQKFEAIEQECDQLRNETNLIIQQSANTQLRLALMFRILKAREDQDFNRAAQLTQALRELVTMQNQKMEGSVENLLGK from the exons atgaatgcTATGGCATTGAGCAAGAGAAAGTCTCCTCTGGCAATTCCAAAAGTGAGTCATGGATCGTTACAGAGGAAACATCAG AGGAGGAGGACGGAGAAACTGAATGCCCGAATGAGACAGTTGCGAGCAGAGATGGAAAAGATCAGCGAAGAACAAAGAGAGATCAAAGAGGGCCAAATGCAGGtcaaacaaaaatttgaaGCAATCGAGCAGGAATGTGATCAGCTTCGAAATGAGACTAACCTCATCATACAACAAAGTGCCAACACCCAACTCCGCCTCGCCCTCATGTTTCGGATCCTCAAGGCGAGGGAAGACCAAGACTTCAACAGAGCAGCACAGCTCACTCAGGCTTTGCG TGAACTCGTAACAATGCAAAACCAGAAGATGGAAGGTTCGGTGGAAAATTTGCTAGGCAAGTAA
- the LOC18594700 gene encoding uncharacterized protein LOC18594700, translating to MVGTGFEEIDPKAFFSSSSSMEDFGEPSSDGTNSYQDLEASLKMEIPSPELLNSIDSLLSFDPSMLNQTTGTQFTGQQYDQHATSSMMAYINEANMHLGQQGLDISLSRRSKINDAEVLTDDKVARKRQRDRDYRERCKKQRMEMKDNLEALGEENEHLEKENESLKGENALMNQTLESQAEEIKQLRNDLNNTKFEHEKQNILVQILSSELLANPDLQHENQNLKDENVRLRNEVDIKDYSSQLIKENGSLRIENMVLRVQNGALCEKIANDSC from the exons ATGGTTGGAACAGGGTTTGAAGAGATCGATCCCAAAGCATTTTTTAGTAGCAGTTCGTCGATGGAGGATTTTGGGGAACCAAGTTCCGATGGGACGAACTCCTATCAAGATCTTGAAGCAAGTT TGAAAATGGAAATTCCTTCACCGGAATTATTGAATTCTATCGATTCACTACTGTCTTTTGATCCATCAATGCTAAATCAGACAACTGGCACTCAGTTTACTGGACAACAATATGATCAACATGCAACATCTAGTATGATGGCGTATATTAATGAAGCAAACATGCACTTAGGGCAGCAAGGTTTAGATATATCCTTAAGTAGAAGGTCCAAAATAAATGATGCTGAAGTTTTGACAGATGACAAGGTTGCAAGGAAAAGACAGAGGGATAGAGATTACAGAGAAAGATGCAAG AAACAGAGAATGGAAATGAAGGACAATCTAGAGGCACTTGGTGAAGAAAATGAACATTTGGAGAAGGAGAATGAATCTTTAAAGGGGGAAAATGCTTTGATGAATCAAACTTTAGAATCACAAGCAGAAGAGATTAAACAACTTAGAAATGATCTCAATAATACGAAGTTTGAGCATGAGAAGCAAAATATTCTGGTACAGATACTTTCATCAGAACTTCTA GCCAACCCTGACCTTCAACATGAAAATCAAAACCTCAAAGATGAAAATGTTAGATTGAGGAATGAAGTCGACATTAAGGATTACTCATCACAGCTTATAAAGGAGAATGGAAGCCTGCGAATTGAAAATATGGTACTCAGGGTGCAAAATGGTGCTCTATGTGAGAAGATTGCCAATGATAGTTGTTAG